One segment of Belonocnema kinseyi isolate 2016_QV_RU_SX_M_011 chromosome 7, B_treatae_v1, whole genome shotgun sequence DNA contains the following:
- the LOC117177070 gene encoding protein SMG9, with translation MMNPRKIISNTMSKDSEGKDSDVRAPVKIVDRPTFILKTREGESRAVSPSQRNGNKKDSDSQSCSSSKSSEHRNIISMCVEMTNCVKLVDENMQLCEGPLDFLYDQQDFLVVGCLGTQGVGKSTIMSLLASSEMSDLFSAQNLSHQESGSNCTRGIDFYVTKNRVIYLDTQPILSSSVIDYSASFEQKKGTSDFGNVETNLELQSLQFAAFLFSVCHVIIFTQDWFVDPNLMRFLQTAEMLKPASATSMDQDYVEYYPHIMFLHNKAELQDFIPNTLEMMKEFYNKVFANSRLQTHSGLDMSSHLTEGQLNLFLIPTIGPETEPTFHENEKQLIEKLRIKIHGVARNAMTPSTLTEKNWYHYASKVIEAVKKSHLSSEYGRLMP, from the exons ATGATGAATCCGAGAAAAATTATATCCAATACAATGTCTAAGGATTCGGAAGGGAAAGACAGTGATGTTAGAGCTCCAGTTAAAATAGTCGATAGgcctacttttattttaaaaactagagAAGGAGAAAGCAGAGCCGTTTCTCCAAGTCAGCGAAATGGAAATAA GAAAGATTCGGACAGTCAATCATGTTCATCGTCAAAATCATCAGAac ATCGGAACATTATATCCATGTGTGTTGAAATGACAAACTGCGTGAAACTCGTGGACGAGAACATGCAACTTTGCGAAGGACCTCTAGATTTTTTATACGACCAACAGGATTTTCTTGTAGTCGGATGTTTAGGAACTCAAGGAGTTGGAAAATCGACAATCATGTCTCTTCTTGCTTCCAGTGAAAT gtctGATCTTTTCTCAGCCCAGAATTTATCACATCAAGAAAGTGGTTCAAATTGCACCCGCGGAATAGATTTTTACGTAACGAAGAACAGAGTTATTTATTTAGATACTCAGCCCATTTTATCTAGTTCCGTAATCGATTATTCTGCCtcctttgaacaaaaaaagggtACGAGTGACTTTGGAAATGTAGAAACAAACTTAGAATTACAATCACTCCAGTTTGCTGCATTTTTGTTCTCTGTTTGTCACGTGATTATATTTACTCAAGATTGGTTTGTGGACCCGAATTTAATGAG atttttgcaaACTGCGGAGATGTTGAAACCTGCTTCAGCAACGAGTATGGATCAGGATTATGTAGAATATTACCCTCATATTATGTTTTTACACAATAAGGCTGAATTACAAGACTTTATTCCAAACACTTTGGAAATGATGAAG GAATTCTATAATAAAGTATTCGCGAACTCAAGATTACAAACGCACAGCGGTTTAGATATGAGTTCGCATTTAACGGAAGGGCAATTGAATCTTTTCCTTATTCCAACAATTGGGCCAGAAA CTGAGCCGACATTCCACGAAAACGAAAagcaattaatagaaaaattacgaATAAAGATTCACGGAGTTGCCAGAAACGCGATGACGCCTTCTACTTTAACAGAGAAGAATTG gtACCACTACGCCTCCAAAGTAATTGAGGCAGTGAAAAAGAGTCATCTTTCCTCAGAATATGGAAGACTAATGCCTTAG
- the LOC117177072 gene encoding protein Dr1: MASAAMSPTEDDELTLPRASINKMIKEILPHIRVANESRELILNCCTEFIHLLSSEANEICNQQQKKTINAEHVLQALEKLGFGDYSAEAEAVLRDCKAVAAKRRRQSTRLENLGIPEEELLRQQQELFAKAREEQAVAEQQQWQQLQAVAQMASMQQTESEQDDYS; the protein is encoded by the coding sequence ATGGCCTCGGCAGCAATGTCACCGACGGAGGATGACGAGCTCACGTTACCTCGTGCCTcaataaacaaaatgattaaagaaaTCCTGCCCCACATTCGTGTGGCCAACGAATCGCGAGAATTGATTCTAAACTGTTGCACAGAATTCATCCACCTTTTGTCCTCAGAAGCCAATGAAATTTGCAACCAGCAGCAGAAAAAGACAATAAACGCCGAGCACGTTTTACAGGCCCTGGAAAAACTCGGTTTCGGCGACTACAGCGCAGAAGCTGAAGCAGTTTTACGTGATTGTAAAGCTGTAGCTGCTAAACGACGAAGACAAAGCACCCGATTAGAAAATTTGGGAATCCCTGAAGAGGAGCTTCTTCGTCAGCAGCAAGAACTCTTTGCAAAAGCGAGAGAAGAACAGGCAGTTGCTGAACAACAACAGTGGCAACAGCTCCAAGCTGTCGCTCAAATGGCTTCGATGCAGCAAACCGAAAGCGAACAGGACGATTATTCGTAA